A single region of the Plutella xylostella chromosome 28, ilPluXylo3.1, whole genome shotgun sequence genome encodes:
- the LOC105389810 gene encoding gloverin isoform X2 has product MHSSALTLALLVAYVSAQAYILPGYTEKDPEFYRQLAMKQQRTWGTRAGPGRVFGTLGSTDAGLFGKAGYRQDIFNDARGRLQREAYGSRVLGATGDSSHVGGALDYSSKHASGSVDVSRQIGGVTSLQAEGKGVWPLGKNSEVSAGGMIRQESLGRGRPDYGVVAKVKSKF; this is encoded by the exons ATGCATAGCTCTGCACTCACTCTGGCCCTGTTAGTCGCCTATGTGTCGGCACAAGCTTACATACTGCCGGGATACACTGAAAA GGACCCAGAATTCTACAGACAGTTGGCGATGAAGCAGCAACGCACGTGGGGCACCCGCGCCGGGCCGGGCCGCGTGTTCGGCACCCTCGGGAGCACTGATGCCGGGCTATTC GGCAAAGCCGGCTACCGTCAAGACATCTTCAACGACGCCCGCGGCCGTCTCCAACGCGAGGCGTACGGCAGCCGCGTCCTTGGAGCCACCGGTGACAGTAGCCATGTGGGCGGGGCGTTAGACTATAGTAGCAAGCATGCGAGTGGTAGTGTGGACGTGAGCAGGCAGATTGGAGGGGTGACTAGT TTACAAGCGGAGGGCAAGG GCGTGTGGCCTCTCGGCAAGAACTCAGAAGTCTCTGCCGGTGGAATGATCAGACAGGAGAGCCTCGGCCGCGGGAGACCGGACTACGGGGTCGTGGCGAAAGTAAAATCTAAATTctaa
- the LOC105389810 gene encoding gloverin isoform X1 produces the protein MHSSALTLALLVAYVSAQAYILPGYTEKDPEFYRQLAMKQQRTWGTRAGPGRVFGTLGSTDAGLFGKAGYRQDIFNDARGRLQREAYGSRVLGATGDSSHVGGALDYSSKHASGSVDVSRQIGGVTSLQAEGKGVWPLGKNSEVSAGGMIRQESLGHGRPDYGVVAEVKSKF, from the exons ATGCATAGCTCTGCACTCACTCTGGCCCTGTTAGTCGCCTATGTGTCGGCACAAGCTTACATACTGCCGGGATACACTGAAAA GGACCCAGAATTCTACAGACAGTTGGCGATGAAGCAGCAACGCACGTGGGGCACCCGCGCCGGGCCGGGCCGCGTGTTCGGCACCCTCGGGAGCACTGATGCCGGGCTATTC GGCAAAGCCGGCTACCGTCAAGACATCTTCAACGACGCCCGCGGCCGTCTCCAACGCGAGGCGTACGGCAGCCGCGTCCTTGGAGCCACCGGTGACAGTAGCCATGTGGGCGGGGCGTTAGACTATAGTAGCAAGCATGCGAGTGGTAGTGTGGACGTGAGCAGGCAGATTGGAGGGGTGACTAGT TTACAAGCGGAGGGCAAGGGCGTGTGGCCTCTCGGAAAGAATTCAGAGGTGTCCGCGGGAGGAATGATCAGACAGGAGAGCCTCGGCCATGGGAGACCGGACTACGGGGTCGTGGCAGAAGTTAAATCTAAATTCTAA